The genome window tctattctaaggagatgttaaaatgtaattctcTGTGTCATGGGGTATTTTTTTCATAAGAggcttaaaacaaaacacaaaatacttgGAAAACAATTCCCTAGGCATCTTTAAAAAGATTGCAAAAATGACTAAGtcaatttctgagaaatataaagaaactAAGAGACCCAAGACTTCTGCCCAGTATCAAAAATGCCCCCATCTTAAATGAACCAGAACAAATccagtaaattaaattaaactttttcagaaTTGAATGTTCTGAAATCTTCTCCACTGTGAACTGCACAGTAGGTGGAGCAGCTACCATCAGTCAGATAAAAACTTTTATATCTATAAACATTTAACCAGAAGCTTTGCTGCAGGCTCTGTGTCACTCATTCACTCCGGACAACAATCACCCAGCCTCTCACGGTGGCATCTCCAGTTTAAAAGCCTGCAGCTTGCTGAGTCTTTGCTGTGTGAGTGTCTCTGTTTGGGGTGACTAACTCTTGagggacagcagcagcagcatgctgCACACAGGCAGCAGCACTGAGATGCTGGCGGAGCCGTGTTTGTGTGCATGGCCCTTCAGAGTCTCCTTGTTCGTCTGGTCCGAGATGGCAGAGCTGTCGGGTGCAGGCAGAGTGCTGGGGGGGAGAGTGGTCCGGCTGGCACACATGTCATAGAGGTTTCCGGAAAACTGGGCCTTCCTGGACTCTTGTCTCAGAGACTCCCAGAtagctgctgcttctcctggACAGCCGGCCAGGGCGGAGCCGGCACAGACATGGAAAGTATTCCAGGACCTTCGAGAGGAGAGGA of Xiphophorus couchianus chromosome 4, X_couchianus-1.0, whole genome shotgun sequence contains these proteins:
- the nrn1lb gene encoding neuritin 1-like b, with amino-acid sequence MKSRPGAAAVLLPIALCLSLAPVCLGAAIPAACGTIYKGFAQCLISLGDSLAETQKDQNTQDIDSICRSWNTFHVCAGSALAGCPGEAAAIWESLRQESRKAQFSGNLYDMCASRTTLPPSTLPAPDSSAISDQTNKETLKGHAHKHGSASISVLLPVCSMLLLLSLKS